The sequence CGGAAGAAGAAGCTCTTCTCTTCCGGCAACTCGGAGCTCTCAGGTGTGTGTGTCTACAAATATTGCCTTTGTAATGCTCAGAACTAATTAGCAATGTTTAGTGTTCTTTGTTGATTATATGGTTATAGGCAATGCACTTTTTGTTTTCAAGATCTTTGGTTGTAACatgttttggtttttgttttaacaagttcaatcttcttcttgttgtttTTGTACCAGAAGAACCGAAGCAGACAAAGCAGAATGCTCATAACCTCTCAAGTCCTTCTCTCGTGAGTTTTCTCAATACTATTATTACCTTGTTTATGTCAAGTGCCTTTTGTCTTCttcagttttattttgtttatttagtggaatatgatttttttttttaatgcagaATGAGGTTGATAAGAATGGCAAGAACTGGAATTACACCTCAAGAAGTGACTCGAGCTGTTGTGCATCTTCTGTCACCAGTGATGATGGACAAGGGACAAGAGGCCCCCCTAGTGTGGTTGCAAGGCTCATGGGTTTAGAGTCTTTACCGGTACAGGAACCTCGGTTTAATCCTGTTCTTGATCCATTCTTCTTCAGACATTCACTAAACACAAACAAATGTAATGCATATGATAATCTTTGTTATGATGGCCACAACAGACCGGTTGAGAGGTTTCATTCCGAAACTTTCCCTCCCAGGTTAGCTAAACCGATCTCTGCTGCAAACAATAGACTCTTGTCTCCTATCAGGAGCCCTGGGTTTGTCCCATACAGGAACCCAGTTTATGTAATGGAAGCAGCTTCGAGAATGATTGCACCAAGTCCTAGGATGGTTACTAGAACACGGTTTTCTTCGCCATCAGATTCTCCTTCAACATCAGTTCCTATGAGGATTCAAGATTTGAGAGAGAAACTAAAAGCTGCAAAGAAAGTGTCAAGCCGCCGAGTCTCCTCTAATAATACCTTCAACGAGAAGAGAGCATCAACATCAGTCACTACCAAAAGTAGTCATGATGGTTTGAAGAGTAAAGCTAGGTCACCTCATGTATCTGCAGCACAAGCAAAGGCCAGCACAACGCCCTTACGTGTCATTAGAAACTCTCCAAGCCATAAGGAGAAAGCAGAACCTAAAAAGCGCATCGTCAAGAGTGGTCTTCAGCAGAAGAATGAACAGAAACAGAACTGCAAGGACAACCAACGGTTAGTAAACAAGGTTCCAGTGGAGCGTGGATCGATATCAAAGCAGTCCGGTGTGAGAACTGAACCGGCAGGAAAGAATGCTTCTCTATCTTTGTTGCGCAAAAAGACTGTTCCCCGGAGCAAGAAACCACCAAATGGGACGCAAGAGTGTGGAATCAAAAGGGTTGAAAGTGTGATAAAATGTAATATTGCCAGTGATGGTGGCTTGCAGTCAGGCAAAGATGATCTGAAAAAGGAAATGGATGTGATTTCATTCACATTCTCATCTCCGGTTAAAGGTTTATCATCTGATTCACTATCCTCCACTCAAGTAACTGATCAAGACATAGACTCTGCAGCTAGTTTCGATATGTTTGTTGGCGCCAATCCTTTAAATGTTCTGTTGGGGAAAAAGCTCAGAGTGATGACTTCTAAGCTTGAGTCTTCTAGCTGTAGCCTGACCCAAGAAGAGCCTTCATCTTCATCAGAGTATGACAAGTCGACCCAAAATGGTCTGGAAAAAGTTTTATCAGAGAGTGAGTCTGTTTCTGACTGCACCTCATCCTATGACAAACAAAAACTTCAGGTTAGTTCCTTCCTGATGCATTttattatttgtcatatttagAATTCTATATTTTTAGTTAGGCCCGCTGGTTTAAGTACTTCGGCTCTGTTAGTTCGGTTCAACAAATCTTACCGAATTAACTCAAAACAAAGTTCggttcggtatttggttagtttggtttttgaaaatcGTACCGaagtttttaattttggttatatgttggtttggtttagttttgttaaaatttcaaataaatttggTTAATTTCAATTATATCCGGTTAGTCTGGTTTgaaatttggttagtttggttatggttttttgtatggtctggttaatttttattaaagaaaACCGATTGCCAAAGGGAACCGAACACCATATTGTTAAAAACCCTACCAAATCGAAACCAAACTCCTAACCAAAGTAATCGAAAATTTCAGTCGGTTTggcgggtttggtttggttcggttcagttcaAAATCCCAGCCCCAGTTTTAGTATCTTGGCACTGTCTCTGTACGTGTAAATCTTTCTACATTATTCAAGGCTTTCTAACtaattatgtttttgtgtaaTTTCGTTTGTTCcggtaaaaaaaaagatgacgCATGCAGAGGAGCATGAAGTTAGCAGCATTAGCACTGTAACAGAAGCAGATGATCTCAGAAGCTCTTGCAGCAAGGGCTTCTCAGATTGCAGACAAACCGCAGAAAGGCTAGTCTGGGAGGTTGAGTACATATCTGTGATCCTCGGTTCTGACCAACTGATGGTGAAAGAATTCGCTTTGGGAATGGATACTGACATATTACCTGCGAGCCTCTTTAAAGAACTGGAAGGCTGTGGAGAAGAAACAGCAGCCAAGCTCAAGAGGAAGACACTGTTTGATTATGTCAATAAGAGTTTAGCGCTTAAATGCGAGCAGATGTTTAGGGGTAGCTGCAGAGGGCTATTGTGGAGAGAGGGGATTTTGTTTGAACATAGAGATTGGTTAGCAGAAGAACTGAACAGAGAGGTTCAAGGGTTGGGGAAGATGAGGGAGATGATGATGGACGAGCTTGTTGAGAAAGAGATGAGCAGTTTAGAAGGGAGTTGGATTGATTTCGAGAGAGAGACTTATGAAGAAGGTGTTGACATTGAAGGAGGGATAGTATCTAAGTTGGTTGGTGATTTAGTTAATGAGCTTGCCTCAATGTTCAAAGAAAAGCACTGAAGCCAATGAAAAGTGTTGGTTTCTGATTTGTTTTGAGTCTGATCTTCTCTCTGCATTGTAGATGCTTCTAGTCTGTGTTTCATTCATGTGATAGTTTCTCTGACATGAGAATTGAGATAAAGTGGAAAGTAATCAATGTTGAGTAGCAGTCTCCCTCAATGTAGTTCAGAAGCATTCCATTTAAATATATTCTGTATTCTTAAAGATCGGATGAAATGCAAATAGTATGATACATGTTCTGATGAAACAGTCTTGTCCTTCATCCCAGCGCCTTCGTAGTATAACAAACAgataacattttttgttttgatgcATAATGATCTGGCTGTGGGAATGAGAATATACCACAACGGTCCAACCACATAAATAAACTATTCATAAGGcatgtagtattgtcggttgtcgaatcgtctatgtaatctttcctatatcataattgtaagatcgtaATAAAGCAGCATTAAAAAAGCTAtcctaatgataaaaaaatgtatGGTGAATTGGTGATGCCTTATATGGTGAACTTTGGGATGGAAAGCGAGAGAATTCGTAAAGCTTCAGTATATCCTAATGATTTATGtacttaatattatattatgtgtTAGTGGTTTAACATGTTGATTTTGTAGTTGTTGtttattactccctccgtttcgaTTTAATTGTCATTTCAAGGAAAATTtttcgtttcaaaataaatgtcgTTTTAGAGTTTCAATGCAACATTTATTAATAAGATTCTCCACTTTATTTTTCTATCGGTTGAAATATAGTTAGGTGTACaggtaattgtgtttttattttggaaatatacaaaatcatatgTTTTTTAATCTGTGTGCATAAACATAAAacgacaattaaaatgaaacggaggaagtatgttattatcaataaaacaaaactacaaacctttttctaataaaaagataaaaatattaaaaaaaatcatgttgcTTTCCATGTCAAACCTGTCTCGTTAGTTgtcaataatttattttctcaaagtgatattattaattattgtaaCTTGGTTTTATAAGTGTCATGAAACCGTTGTTAAACATGACATAATTTGTCACTCGACAAGTATTGATATAGTTAAATTAAATGGTAAATTGTACACAACTTGTACTTTGTCATAGACTCCGCATATTATGTATCACGTGAAAATGATAGTGAAACTTTCACTTCTTTGATGATGATTGTTGAGGATATATCATCTCATAGATGCttatgatatgttttttttttttggatttaaagATTCTTTATGTCTCTTAAGCATCTTACATATTTTTGATTACATGAAATTTGATTTCTTTTCATGTCtaagtttcaaaaattaaatcGTTTTGTTTTGTATGTACAGTCGGATATCACATAGACGTTATTTATTCTATCAttgacatattttaaaattcaaagcTTATTGGACTTCACAAGTTCTCCTAACCTCCTAGATGCTAAGCAAGCATGACCCAGTAATCTCCGATAGCAAATCATCGGAAACTGATTTTAAACATGAGTATAACTTTGTCCTGACTTTTCAACCTCCCCAGAACCACCTCTTGATGAACTCGAACAAGCTACTAGCTATCTTAAATAAGGAATCACGAATCCACACCAAAATCATCTTAAAATCATGGAGAAGTGCAATTTCTTAGAGTTTCTTCGCATCTATGACGAAAACATACATAACAAGTGTATCAGATAAAACACACTTTTAATTGCTTAACATATGGGTATATAATGGGCATTCATAAACTGGATACAACCCATTAAGCCGTTATGTTTCGGACCACATTAATGTCACTTACTCTGCGAAAACCAGACTAATCTGTGGAACGTAAATAAAATCAGGACCAGGTTCGGTTTGATCGGTCGAGTTGTACCATGTCTGCTAATACTGAACATCAAACCGGATTAAAACCAAATCAATCCATTTGCTCACCACTAACTTTGACGCCAGATTTACTGTTTAGTCCCAATGTATACCACTTCCTAAATCTTTGTATATCAATCATACACTGGCTAATCCTTCATTAAATTTCTAAAGCAAGAATTAACATTATTATATTCTAAGATGGTTGTTTATTTGCGTTTTGACCTACCAGCCCCGCCTACCCATGCAAGCGTTTGCTTTTTGAATGAACCCTTCTGTGAAACAtctaaaaatagaaatgaaaagAAGGAAGCCAAAAACATAGAGAGTGTAATGGAAAACGAGTGTTTGAAAAAAGATGTTTAAGTAGATGAGAATATTGTAAGATCAGTCAGAGGGAAGAGATTAGGGAAGAAATGAAGATGAATCAAGAAACTTGATGGACAAGGTGAGAAAGATGACCGTTTCTgctgattttttaataatattacaaTTATTCGAAATATTGCATAGATGATTCTACGGTCGGCAATTCTATTTGGTTGTATCACTCTAAGATGTCTTATGagcataattatttttagtttttcctGGATTCAAACTCAGACTTCATGTTGGGCTTCCACACTTTGTTTTTTCCTTAAGTCTTGTTTAAATAGCATGTTCGTTTATTagtcgagaaaaaaaaatatgaaagctATATAACCTTTGTTATGGTGATTCCTTATTACGCCCAATGGACCAtcattttttccatattaactAAAATATTCTAATTCGCTATTTTTCTGTTGGAGATATAACTATATAAGACATATATTCTCATGTGTTgttgattttgaaaattattgttttggaaaagattattatttaattatttttgacaCCTTTTGCATGAAGAAAATCTCATAACCTTTTTGAGCACATTATAAAACTGAGATAATATGTGTTTTTACTAGTTTATAGCatatgttttgagtttttaTCAAGTCAAATTAATCAAACTGCGTTGTATTGATGGAAAACACACTGCTATCTTCTGAAATTGTCCAAGTATATCATAGGATAGGATTGGCGGTGAGAAAAGGATAACCATTGCGAAAGCTTTTGACACTGTGAAATGGGTATTTTTCAGCTGCTTACCAAGTTGCAACATTCAGGAAACTCTCATTCGCTAGTTGGAGGGGTGTGTTTGTACCCCCTTCATTTTCTGTTGCATTCAATAATTCTACCTACGATTACTTTAAAGGCAATTGAGGTTTTCATCAAGGGGATTCCCTTATCCCCTTATCTCTTTGTCTTGGTCATGAATGTCTTTCTATGGCTCAGGATAAAGCTGCTGCAAATGGACAATTTCTCTACCATTCTTGATGTGGTAAAGCTAATCTTACTCATTTATCATTTGCTGATGATTTGCTCATTTTCTTAGATGGTTCTCTCTCTTCTGTCTAGCCATTCTTAGCGTGCTAAAATACTTTGAGGAAAGATCAGGACTGGCCATTagcttgcaaaaaaaaaaaaccctgtCTATTCTCAGCAGGTTTGAGTGATGGAGAAGTTGAAAATATAAGGTCACAAACTGTTCTCTCTTCTGGAGTTCTGCCTACTGAACTGATAGCAACAGGTGAAAAGAAAACAATGTTTGAAACTACCATTGAActgacactacaagaaaacatattttttacaagggCAATATACGTtgtaacttcgtcgtaaacggGGTGTTACGACGAATGAACCGCGAAacacgtttcgtcgtaaaacgcCCATCGTAACCgacgtttcgtcgtaaatgacttgttaagtttacgacgaaatatattcctcgtaaagcgcagggcagagattcgtcgtaaacgaCACGTAAAATTTCGTGGTAAACTCCACGTAATGGATTCGATGTAAAGCACACGTAAACATTTTCGTTGTAACACCCTCGTAAATGTTTCGATGTAAACTCCACGTAACATTTCgatgtaaagaccacgtaaaatcTTCGATGTAAAAGACTCGTAATTATTTTCGACGGTAatcagttgtaaatgtttacgtCGAGCCTACATCGACGtttcgttttataatatattttgaatattatttttaacctcaaatatatatatataaatttgaatttatttaaaattctgaattttaaataattttaattttaaaacgaaatatgaaaataaaaaacatttataaaaaagcatttaaaagtcataatatttaaattcataatacaaaccaaaatattaaaaaaactacatatcatCGAAGTAGTCGGTGGGGTTGCTCGGCTGTTGACGGGTTGGATCGGACTCTTGGGGATCTCGTACTGGCAACCCAAGAGCGGCTCGTCTCTGACTCAACATTCTCTGCATAACCGGGTTTCCCACGGCCATCACGTCTAGCAAATCCTCAAGAGAGTCTAAACGAACCTGCTGGCTATCCATTCGAGCTTTCATCTGAGAAGTCTCTTCATCCCGTCTCGAAGTGTATGACGAAGTTGCCCTTGCAACTTGGTTAACAGAGCCTATACCGACTATTCGTCCCTTCTTTCTAGGAGccagctataaaattaaaacatatattaatatagttattaaaaataatgtaaacaaaaatttttagttgtactacctcttcgaagattctgtcggcttcttcggtggacaatgtgacgggtaatccatcgggagaCTCCTGAGTTAGTTGCGTCTCCCGTTCTTCAATCCGAGTAGCCACTGCTTGAGCGAGTTTCTCAGATGCAGGATCCACAAAAACTCCGTCGGATGTGGCGTGAGTCATCTTGAATAGGTCAGACAGAGATGGTAAGACTCCCGTCTTctccaactacaaaaaaaaaatattaaaaattatattaattgaatattttaaaataaatatttaaaaacaaaacttacaacTTCTAGACGGATGCCTGCATGTGGTTTTTGGCCGGTTCTGTGAAGCATGGGCAAATTACCATCTTTATCCTTCGTTCTTCGAGAAGCCGAGCACGAATTGGCCTTTTTGATCGAAGAGGGGTGCTTCCAGTaggcgatgaggccatcccacacatccttcgtgagctcagtgggctttccctcatacccgtcgagctcccacttgtccttccaatcggagactgtgttgcagaggcggatctttgcttttgcaacgaattccgccttcaccatctcggtgattcccaaagaccaatgccacttttgctgaaacacaaaaaatttgaaaaaattacaattaataataatatttaaaaaatatatacatatttaaaagtgaaaatttaattaaatttaaaaatcttaccgcaaacattttaaaccaagTGATCTTAACGTGATTTGGAGTCTTGCTCCAGTTCGGATATGCCCCGTCGTAGTAACCCTTAATCGTTTTCGAAACGCTCCGGCCAACACGGTTGTTAGCCCCAAACCTGAAAGGAAAACAATTTAAccgttaaaaaataaaaataatttaaattttaatgtaataaaaattaataacttaccAATAAGTTCCTCGGGGTCTATCGGGGTCTAGAACATCCAAACCCTCCCGTCCAGGCTGGGCAAGCAAATCCTCTACCGTATATCTCGCGAATGGGGCATATGAAGGCACACGCAAATCCGGATGAACTGCACCTTCTGGGACAGGCTCAGGTGCAgccgctggaggaggaggtggaggcataTGCGGTGGAGGCATTTGCGGTGGAGGCATATGCGGTGGAGGAGGACTCCAAGCAACTCTCTGAGAAGGCTGAGAGTCTGGAACTGCGGTGGAGGATGATGGACCGGAAGACGATGGACCGGAAGAAGATGTACCGGAACCATCGTCGCCAAACAAATCTCTATAGCTAGGTGCTCTGGATTTTCTTCTAGGAGCCatctaaaaaaactaaaataaatttaatcaattacgacataataaaaatattattccgttacctaactaatcacctaaactaattacctaactaatcacctaaactaattccgttacctaactaatcacctaaactaatttaaaaaaaaaaaaaaagagagaagagagagtttacctTAGAGAGAGCAAAGGAATTTGGGAGGAATGAGCGAGGCAGCCTCGCTCTCGGCGTCTCcttatatagattaggattcgtcgtaaaagcgacgtaattttacgacgaatttaccaggcccgcgtttttccatttacgacgaatttaccaggcccgcgttttttcatttacgacgaaattaccaggcccgtgtttttcgttttacgacgaaattaccaggcccgcgtttttccatttacgacgaaattacgacgcttaaccctaaacaccgagaatgaaatccctaaaccccaaagtcacatatcatctaacatcatatcttatttcatactacttcttactctttcttttagaaaatgttacaatagagaaatccaacatttgatacatatattacatcactctaaatcgttttcgttctcatcactattacatcactctaaatcgttttcgttctcatcactatcattacaatcatcatcgtcgcttctctcgaactcgtcttCACGTGCTTCATCTGTCGCATCTTCGGGAATATCTTCATATTGAAAGTTTTGCGGGTCGATCAAAAGGATTTCATCAGTTGGTTGTTCTGGTACCTCAACTTCAGTGATAGCGTCTTCTTCTTGCAAGGGCGGTTCTTCTCCAACGACAATGCGtccacgaggtgtaactttgatagcAGTTACCCAGTTTATCCCGGAAGTTCGAAgccgaggataaggaaggaagctaacttgctcggcttgtgaagctaaaatgaaaggctcaaatttgttgtatcttctcccaaaattgacatccacaacaccaaatttgttataccGAATCCCTCGGTTCACAACAggatcgaaccattcacatttgaagaggacgcattttagcttcaataaccccggaaattccacttcaataatctcctgcAATATCCCGTAAAAGTCTGTttcacctttcacacatattccgtaGTTACTCGTTGCCCGATGTCTCCCATACTCGTATGTGTGAAAGGTAaatcctcgtgtgaaatacataggtgatgtggtgacctttgcaACTGGACCTTGAACCAATTCGTGAAACCATACGGGATAATAAggatcgtcataatcaacctgcaaaaaacatatatatattcttaaacacttacttaattaatataatagtatGAGATATATTACCTGTGATTTTAACCACTTGACAAAGTGCTTATCTTTACGTGTATCCACATCAGTTGCAGATATTCCTGGTATTGCTTCTTCAACTTGAGATACAAACATCCTGCAAATTGaacaaataatcaaatcatacataattaattttaattcatataattaacattcacaaaaatatttaccttTCAAAGTAACGGGTCATTGCATCCTCGCAGTTGAGCAGAATATAAGTGTGGGCactatgtttatcttcttcACATGACCACCATACTTCTTTCGTTTTACCACCAAACCGTCCAATTTCGCAGAAAATGTCAGGAACACCATCAATTGGATATGATGTCGgtactccaccatcatcatatctcctAGGAACTCTTTTTCTCGTACGAACAGTTGGAGCAAAGTAGTATGATGTGAAGTTAGATGTTTCGGCTGTCAAACTCCCTGCAATTATTGAACCTTCTACCTTTGCAAGATTTCTTGCTTTCCCCTTCAAATGTTTCATCTGTCGCTCATacggatacatccatccgttgtgaacaggtccacgaagcaatgcttcatacggTAGGTGGAcaactagatgctccatgacgtcaaaaaatgaaggaggaaatatcttctccaggtTGCACAATATGATCGGAATGTTCTGATGAAGTTGTTCGATGACTTCTTCTTTGAACGTACGTGTGCTAAGATCTCTGAAAAATGCTCCGATggctgtatattttaaaaggaatcaaattaataacatttcgtaacatatgtatatatataaatttataattacctgcaagtgcttcgtgGACatttgctggaaggagctcggcaaaagcaaatggaagcagtcgttgcataaacacatgacaatcatgacttttcATTCCGGAGAACTTTTGACCTCGTTCAATACATCTTgacatatttgaaacataaccaTCAGGAAACTTAACTTCCGATGCAACCCAGTCAAACAAGGTTGTTTTGGCTGCTGATGACAACCGGAAGATGGGAACAGGAACGTTTCCATTGCTCTTGATATGTAACtcacttcttgagcaaatatcaggTAAGTCCATCCTTgactttttgttatcttttgtcttcccagggacgttaagtaatgtattcatgatgttctcaaaaaagtttttctcgatatgcatgacatccaGATTGTGGCGTaagagaagatccttccaatagggtagctcccaaaatatactcttcttatgCCAATTGTGAGATACACCATACCCATCAGGCATATTTCCAGGAACATGCCAATTTCCTCCAACCTTAACTGTTTCCTGAGCTCCGTAATAATCAATGTCCGCTTCGATCTGCTGGCCGGTGAGATATGGAGGAGGACTGTCTCTCACAATTTTTTTGTGTCGAAACAATGTCTTATTTCTTCTGTACGGATGGGCAAGTGGAAGAaaccgacgatgacaatcaaaccaacaactcttcctaccattcttcagttgaaaagcATCCGTGGATCCAAGACAATACGGACAAGATAATCTTCCATGTGTTGTCcagccagacaacatcccataagcAGGAAAATCACTTATCGTCCACATCAGAactgctcgcatcgtaaaattgtttttcaaggaacaatcgtacgtcctcaccccttctgaccacaattgctttagctcttctatcaacggttgaagaaaaacatcaagAGACCGTTTTGGATGCTTCGGCCCTGGGATTAATATGgtcaaaaatagaaattcttgttccatgcacatatccggcggtaaattatacggcgtaagaatgactggccacaaagaatattgtctaccagacattccaaatggactaaatccatcggtgcataacccaagatagacattccgaatatttgtagcaaaatctccgtgtaccttgttgaaatgtttccacgctcttgcgtctgatggatgtgcaacctcaccatctctctggacatgttcggcatgccacctcatcgacgcagcagtcctctcagattgatataatcttttcaatctgtctgtaattggtaggtaccacatcctttggtacggtaccctattcctcccacggccttgcggtttgaatcgtggttttttgcagaatcgacactcttctaacttgtcatcttccttccagtagatcatgcagttgtcgatgcaaacatcaatcatctccgagggtaacccaagactataaaccaatttctgaatctcataataagattcagcag comes from Brassica rapa cultivar Chiifu-401-42 chromosome A02, CAAS_Brap_v3.01, whole genome shotgun sequence and encodes:
- the LOC103854687 gene encoding uncharacterized protein LOC103854687 isoform X3, with amino-acid sequence MEVAERKRSRGGFLNLFDWPGKSRKKKLFSSGNSELSEEPKQTKQNAHNLSSPSLNEVDKNGKNWNYTSRSDSSCCASSVTSDDGQGTRGPPSVVARLMGLESLPVQEPRFNPVLDPFFFRHSLNTNKCNAYDNLCYDGHNRPVERFHSETFPPRLAKPISAANNRLLSPIRSPGFVPYRNPVYVMEAASRMIAPSPRMVTRTRFSSPSDSPSTSVPMRIQDLREKLKAAKKVSSRRVSSNNTFNEKRASTSVTTKSSHDGLKSKARSPHVSAAQAKASTTPLRVIRNSPSHKEKAEPKKRIVKSGLQQKNEQKQNCKDNQRLVNKVPVERGSISKQSGVRTEPAGKTVPRSKKPPNGTQECGIKRVESVIKCNIASDGGLQSGKDDLKKEMDVISFTFSSPVKGLSSDSLSSTQVTDQDIDSAASFDMFVGANPLNVLLGKKLRVMTSKLESSSCSLTQEEPSSSSEYDKSTQNGLEKVLSESESVSDCTSSYDKQKLQMTHAEEHEVSSISTVTEADDLRSSCSKGFSDCRQTAERLVWEVEYISVILGSDQLMVKEFALGMDTDILPASLFKELEGCGEETAAKLKRKTLFDYVNKSLALKCEQMFRGSCRGLLWREGILFEHRDWLAEELNREVQGLGKMREMMMDELVEKEMSSLEGSWIDFERETYEEGVDIEGGIVSKLVGDLVNELASMFKEKH
- the LOC103854687 gene encoding uncharacterized protein LOC103854687 isoform X1, which encodes MEVAERKRSRGGFLNLFDWPGKSRKKKLFSSGNSELSEEPKQTKQNAHNLSSPSLNEVDKNGKNWNYTSRSDSSCCASSVTSDDGQGTRGPPSVVARLMGLESLPVQEPRFNPVLDPFFFRHSLNTNKCNAYDNLCYDGHNRPVERFHSETFPPRLAKPISAANNRLLSPIRSPGFVPYRNPVYVMEAASRMIAPSPRMVTRTRFSSPSDSPSTSVPMRIQDLREKLKAAKKVSSRRVSSNNTFNEKRASTSVTTKSSHDGLKSKARSPHVSAAQAKASTTPLRVIRNSPSHKEKAEPKKRIVKSGLQQKNEQKQNCKDNQRLVNKVPVERGSISKQSGVRTEPAGKNASLSLLRKKTVPRSKKPPNGTQECGIKRVESVIKCNIASDGGLQSGKDDLKKEMDVISFTFSSPVKGLSSDSLSSTQVTDQDIDSAASFDMFVGANPLNVLLGKKLRVMTSKLESSSCSLTQEEPSSSSEYDKSTQNGLEKVLSESESVSDCTSSYDKQKLQMTHAEEHEVSSISTVTEADDLRSSCSKGFSDCRQTAERLVWEVEYISVILGSDQLMVKEFALGMDTDILPASLFKELEGCGEETAAKLKRKTLFDYVNKSLALKCEQMFRGSCRGLLWREGILFEHRDWLAEELNREVQGLGKMREMMMDELVEKEMSSLEGSWIDFERETYEEGVDIEGGIVSKLVGDLVNELASMFKEKH
- the LOC103854687 gene encoding uncharacterized protein LOC103854687 isoform X4; translated protein: MEVAERKRSRGGFLNLFDWPGKSRKKKLFSSGNSELSEEPKQTKQNAHNLSSPSLNEVDKNGKNWNYTSRSDSSCCASSVTSDDGQGTRGPPSVVARLMGLESLPVQEPRFNPVLDPFFFRHSLNTNKCNAYDNLCYDGHNRPVERFHSETFPPRLAKPISAANNRLLSPIRSPGFVPYRNPVYVMEAASRMIAPSPRMVTRTRFSSPSDSPSTSVPMRIQDLREKLKAAKKVSSRRVSSNNTFNEKRASTSVTTKSSHDGLKSKARSPHVSAAQAKASTTPLRVIRNSPSHKEKAEPKKRIVKSGLQQKNEQKQNCKDNQRLVNKVPVERGSISKQSGVRTEPAGKTVPRSKKPPNGTQECGIKRVESVIKCNIASDGGLQSGKDDLKKEMDVISFTFSSPVKGLSSDSLSSTQVTDQDIDSAASFDMFVGANPLNVLLGKKLRVMTSKLESSSCSLTQEEPSSSSEYDKSTQNGLEKVLSESESVSDCTSSYDKQKLQMTHAEEHEVSSISTVTEADDLRSSCSKGFSDCRQTAERLVWEVEYISVILGSDQLMVKEFALGMDTDILPASLFKELEGCGEETAAKLKRKTLFDYVNKSLALKCEQMFRGSCRGLLWREGILFEHRDWLAEELNREVQGLGKMREMMMDELVEKEMSSLEGSWIDFERETYEEGVDIEGGIVSKLVGDLVNELASMFKEKH
- the LOC103854687 gene encoding uncharacterized protein LOC103854687 isoform X2, with the translated sequence MEVAERKRSRGGFLNLFDWPGKSRKKKLFSSGNSELSEPKQTKQNAHNLSSPSLNEVDKNGKNWNYTSRSDSSCCASSVTSDDGQGTRGPPSVVARLMGLESLPVQEPRFNPVLDPFFFRHSLNTNKCNAYDNLCYDGHNRPVERFHSETFPPRLAKPISAANNRLLSPIRSPGFVPYRNPVYVMEAASRMIAPSPRMVTRTRFSSPSDSPSTSVPMRIQDLREKLKAAKKVSSRRVSSNNTFNEKRASTSVTTKSSHDGLKSKARSPHVSAAQAKASTTPLRVIRNSPSHKEKAEPKKRIVKSGLQQKNEQKQNCKDNQRLVNKVPVERGSISKQSGVRTEPAGKNASLSLLRKKTVPRSKKPPNGTQECGIKRVESVIKCNIASDGGLQSGKDDLKKEMDVISFTFSSPVKGLSSDSLSSTQVTDQDIDSAASFDMFVGANPLNVLLGKKLRVMTSKLESSSCSLTQEEPSSSSEYDKSTQNGLEKVLSESESVSDCTSSYDKQKLQMTHAEEHEVSSISTVTEADDLRSSCSKGFSDCRQTAERLVWEVEYISVILGSDQLMVKEFALGMDTDILPASLFKELEGCGEETAAKLKRKTLFDYVNKSLALKCEQMFRGSCRGLLWREGILFEHRDWLAEELNREVQGLGKMREMMMDELVEKEMSSLEGSWIDFERETYEEGVDIEGGIVSKLVGDLVNELASMFKEKH